The region CCATCATCTGGCAAACTGTAACAGAGATATCGGCTTCGCTACGAACCGGTTGATAACGCCATCCCCCATCGGCATTCTGAGTATCGACGATCAGCTTTACCGCAGCTCGTACGGTATCGCGAAGTTCTGCCGATTGGGTCATGCCATAAACTTCGGCGAGAAAGAGCGTGGCAAAACCATGACCGTACATCGGCCCATGAGTTCGGGCATTCGGGACTGCCACGAAGCCACCGCTTTGCGTATTCGCGAGCAGATAGTCTAAACAAGCAGAAATGTTGTTGCCGTACGGTCCACGATTCGGCGAACTTCCGGCGGCCATGAACGCGAGTCCAGCGAGCCCAACGACTGCCGTATTCGCTCGATACCCATCGTTGCCAAACGCTCCTCGTTGGGCGCCATCCATCGTTTGCCGCTGAACAAGGTACTGAAGTCCACGGTCGATACTGGCTTGGACATCGCGAGTGATCAATCCCTTGGAACCACGACGTGATGTGCCACGCCACTCTTGCGCGGCCAGCAGCGAACCGAGGCCGCCAGTAGCGGCGGCAGCAACGGCCGATTTCAAGATGGTTCGACGGGGTAGTTCGTACATGCTTCGATTCAGTTTATTCGTCTTCCAGTTCGG is a window of Bremerella sp. TYQ1 DNA encoding:
- a CDS encoding prenyltransferase/squalene oxidase repeat-containing protein encodes the protein MYELPRRTILKSAVAAAATGGLGSLLAAQEWRGTSRRGSKGLITRDVQASIDRGLQYLVQRQTMDGAQRGAFGNDGYRANTAVVGLAGLAFMAAGSSPNRGPYGNNISACLDYLLANTQSGGFVAVPNARTHGPMYGHGFATLFLAEVYGMTQSAELRDTVRAAVKLIVDTQNADGGWRYQPVRSEADISVTVCQMMALRAARNAGIFVPNETVDRCINYVTRSQNADGGFSYMLSGGPSAFPRSAAGVVALYSAGIYEGEVVDRALQYLDDNLPQESTFRGNNHFFYGQYYAAQAFWHVGTQRWERYYRMIREVLQERQTAQGFWTDFVCPEYGTAMACIVLQLPNNYLPIFQK